A window from Musa acuminata AAA Group cultivar baxijiao chromosome BXJ3-10, Cavendish_Baxijiao_AAA, whole genome shotgun sequence encodes these proteins:
- the LOC135651667 gene encoding serine/threonine-protein kinase D6PK-like encodes MGSSGGTSEIVESNEEPNLDNYFGGSKTLRIKLKPSVQDGKCQDVEDDLDRLLRAIDLRASSGVLGPSCQPGVDLMRKNALKKPVKVGGSRPSGIGISESVTLKQSLRRLCISQASEMAAMKRLSKPVSLSRTSEAGTIKRLYASVVVQSSDSGLPLNGEKTNLVEISIMPEKASPDSSKKTNGFGQGQNSESCDRGAVSSLLSAVPNTPKVTRIRIQDIIKPTSEESCEIQSAAVEIGKKGKSVSKASISTSQAVAASSKAIEKPCLTKPVNKNMTTKKKGKPEPASATTGSTKHSEVNKSGETLPTTRSCCPKESVSPACTTPTTKSCRRKEPVSPACTTPTTKSCRHKEPVTPPCTTPTTKSCRPKAPLAPASSTVNPAALIDKASIDSGTNKTFSTPNIHGSSRVVSVKASEFSRSREKGECSHSSKSSIGDYSSSTSISEESHQSGASVKGCRPHMSKDVRWVAIRQNLIQHGSLGLKNFKLLKRLGCGDIGTVYLAELVGSECLFALKVMDIDFLVSRKKMLRAQTEREILQMLDHPFLPTLYAHFTTDNLSCLVMEYCPGGDLHVLRQKQPCRSFSEPAARFYVAEVLLALEYLHMLGVIYRDLKPENILVREDGHIMLSDFDLSLRCSVSPILLRSASLGTQESEKKLSGPCAENSCIDPLCLQPSWVQVSCFTPRLVSSTEAKTRKLKSEVSGQVRPLPQLVVEPTDARSNSFVGTHEYLAPEIIRGDGHGSAVDWWTFGILLYELLFGRTPFKGPGNEETLANVVSQSLKFPENPCMSFHARDLIRGLLVKEPENRLGSVKGAAEIKQHPFFDGLNWALIRCAAPPETPRGHDVGTPVVFRKKKEGRCLDFRANGEDVEFELF; translated from the exons ATGGGTTCCTCTGGTGGTACTTCTGAGATTGTTGAATCAAATGAAGAACCAAATTTGGATAATTACTTTGGTGGATCTAAGACACTACGTATTAAGCTCAAACCTAGTGTACAAGATGGTAAGTGCCAGGATGTAGAAGATGACCTTGATCGACTTTTGAGGGCGATTGATCTCAGGGCCTCATCTGGGGTTCTTGGTCCCTCTTGTCAGCCAGGGGTTGACTTGATGCGAAAGAATGCCCTGAAGAAGCCAGTCAAAGTTGGAGGATCTCGACCGTCGGGCATAGGAATATCAGAATCTGTCACTTTAAAACAGTCTTTAAGAAGGCTATGCATTTCCCAGGCATCAGAGATGGCTGCTATGAAGAGGCTATCAAAGCCAGTTAGCTTATCTAGGACCTCCGAAGCTGGAACAATTAAGAGGCTTTATGCATCTGTCGTGGTTCAATCAAGTGACTCTGGTCTTCCTCTAAATGGAGAAAAGACAAATTTGGTCGAAATATCCATCATGCCTGAAAAGGCCTCACCAGATTCTTCAAAAAAGACAAATGGATTTGGTCAAGGGCAAAATTCCGAGTCATGTGATCGGGGTGCTGTTTCATCTCTTCTATCTGCAGTTCCCAATACACCCAAGGTAACTAGGATCAGAATTCAAGATATAATTAAGCCTACATCGGAAGAATCCTGTGAAATTCAATCAGCTGCAGTCGAGATAGGAAAGAAGGGAAAATCAGTTTCTAAAGCATCCATATCTACCTCACAGGCAGTTGCTGCATCAAGCAAGGCTATCGAGAAGCCATGTTTAACCAAGCCAGTAAATAAGAACATGACCACCAAAAAGAAAGGAAAGCCTGAGCCAGCTTCAGCAACCACTGGTTCCACCAAGCATAGTGAAGTAAACAAAAGTGGTGAGACTCTGCCTACAACCAGATCATGTTGTCCGAAGGAATCTGTCAGTCCTGCATGTACCACACCTACAACCAAATCATGCCGTCGTAAGGAACCTGTCAGTCCTGCATGTACCACACCTACAACCAAATCATGCCGTCATAAGGAACCTGTCACACCTCCATGTACTACGCCTACAACCAAGTCATGTCGCCCTAAGGCTCCTCTTGCTCCTGCATCGAGCACTGTGAATCCTGCCGCATTAATTGATAAGGCCAGCATTGATAGTGGTACCAACAAAACCTTTTCGACCCCGAATATCCATGGCAGCAGTAGAGTCGTCAGTGTTAAAGCAAGTGAATTCTCTAGATCAAGAGAAAAAGGAGAGTGCTCTCATAGTTCGAAAAGCAGCATTGGGGATTATAGTAGCAGCACTAGCATCAGTGAGGAGAGCCATCAGAGTGGTGCTAGTGTGAAAGGCTGTAGACCTCACATGTCAAAGGATGTGAGATGGGTGGCCATCCGTCAGAACTTAATTCAACATGGAAGCTTAGGTTTGAAGAATTTTAAGCTCCTCAAACGACTTGGTTGTGGTGATATTGGAACAGTTTATCTTGCCGAGCTGGTTGGTTCGGAGTGTTTGTTTGCATTGAAGGTCATGGATATTGATTTCCTGGTTAGCAGGAAAAAGATGCTGAGAGCACAAACTGAAAGAGAAATATTGCAAATGCTGGATCATCCTTTCCTTCCAACCCTCTATGCTCATTTTACAACGGATAACCTCTCATGTTTAGTTATGGAGTATTGTCCAGGTGGCGACCTGCATGTTCTTCGACAGAAGCAACCCTGCAGGAGTTTTTCTGAACCAGCCGCTAG GTTCTATGTTGCAGAAGTGCTCCTTGCTTTGGAATACCTACACATGTTGGGTGTGATCTACCGTGATCTCAAACCAGAAAATATTCTGGTTCGTGAGGACGGTCACATTATGCTCTCTGATTTTGACTTGTCTCTCAGATGCTCTGTAAGCCCGATCCTTCTCAGATCTGCCTCGTTAGGCACACAAGAGTCTGAAAAGAAGCTCTCCGGACCATGCGCTGAAAATAGCTGCATTGACCCACTTTGTCTTCAGccatcttgggttcaagtttcttGCTTCACACCCCGTTTAGTATCTTCCACAGAAGCGAAGACACGAAAACTAAAATCTGAAGTGAGTGGGCAGGTAAGACCACTTCCGCAACTTGTGGTGGAACCCACTGATGCACGCTCCAACTCCTTTGTCGGGACTCATGAATACCTAGCTCCCGAGATCATTAGAGGAGATGGACATGGAAGTGCTGTGGATTGGTGGACCTTTGGGATCTTGCTATATGAATTACTTTTTGGTAGAACACCCTTCAAGGGACCTGGAAATGAAGAAACATTAGCCAATGTGGTTTCTCAGAGCTTGAAGTTCCCTGAGAACCCATGTATGAGCTTTCATGCAAGGGATTTGATTAGAGGTCTGCTAGTGAAGGAGCCTGAAAATAGGCTGGGATCAGTCAAAGGCGCTGCTGAGATTAAGCAGCACCCATTTTTCGATGGATTAAATTGGGCCCTAATACGTTGTGCTGCACCACCCGAGACACCAAGAGGCCATGATGTTGGGACCCCTGTTGTGTTCCGTAAGAAAAAAGAAGGTAGATGTCTTGATTTCAGGGCGAATGGGGAGGATGTGGAATTCGAGCTCTTTTAG
- the LOC135583628 gene encoding probable glycosyltransferase 2 translates to MGQEGAASKAVARSGGGSLPATSRSGRLPRGRKIQKAFNNLKITVLCGFVTILVLRGTIGIGSLAGAGGDASEAADQRVIEDIDRILREIRSDADPDDDDQQQQFLSLNSTTATRDGGGNATDITSAVVANYTLGPKISDWDSQRRRWLNENPGFPNLVEGGKPRILLVTGSPPNPCDNATGDHYLLKAIKNKIDYCRLHGIEIVYNMAHLDRELAGYWAKLPLIRRLMLSHPEVEWIWWMDSDALFTDMAFEIPLPRYDAHNLVVHGYPDLIFDQHSWIGLNTGSFLLRNCQWSLDLLDEWAPMGPKGPVRDEAGKILTANLKGRPAFEADDQSALIYLLLSQQDKWGNKVFIENSYYLHGYWAGLVDRYEEMMEKYHPGLGDERWPFVTHFVGCKPCGSYGDYPVERCLGSMERAFNFADNQILRIYGFAHRGLASSNIKRIKRQTTRPLEVKEQLNLGARISS, encoded by the coding sequence ATGGGCCAAGAGGGAGCGGCGTCGAAGGCAGTAGCGCGCAGCGGCGGAGGGAGTCTCCCGGCTACTTCTAGATCGGGCCGCCTCCCCCGCGGCCGCAAGATCCAGAAGGCCttcaacaaccttaagatcaccgTCCTCTGCGGCTTTGTCACCATCCTCGTCCTCCGCGGCACCATCGGCATCGGCAGCCTCGCCGGCGCCGGCGGCGATGCCTCCGAAGCCGCCGACCAGAGGGTCATCGAGGACATCGACCGCATCCTCCGCGAGATCCGCTCTGATGCCGACCCTGACGATGACGACCAGCAACAACAATTCCTCTCCCTCAATTCCACCACTGCCACTCGCGACGGCGGCGGTAATGCCACTGACATTACCTCTGCCGTCGTTGCCAATTACACCCTCGGGCCCAAGATCTCCGACTGGGACTCccagcggcggcggtggctgaACGAGAACCCCGGCTTCCCCAACCTGGTCGAAGGCGGCAAGCCACGCATCCTCCTCGTCACCGGGTCGCCGCCCAACCCTTGCGACAACGCCACCGGTGACCACTACCTCCTCAAGGCCATCAAGAACAAGATCGACTACTGCCGCCTCCACGGGATCGAGATCGTCTACAACATGGCCCACCTCGACCGCGAGCTTGCTGGCTACTGGGCCAAGCTACCCCTGATCCGCCGTCTCATGCTCTCTCATCCTGAGGTCGAGTGGATCTGGTGGATGGACAGCGACGCCCTCTTCACCGACATGGCGTTCGAGATCCCACTGCCTCGCTATGACGCCCACAACCTCGTCGTTCACGGCTACCCGGACCTCATCTTTGACCAGCACTCCTGGATCGGCCTTAACACCGGTAGCTTCCTTCTCCGCAACTGCCAGTGGTCACTCGATCTCCTCGATGAGTGGGCGCCGATGGGTCCCAAGGGCCCCGTCCGCGACGAGGCCGGCAAGATCCTCACCGCCAACCTCAAGGGCCGGCCGGCTTTCGAGGCCGACGACCAGTCTGCCCTCATCTACCTCTTGCTCTCGCAGCAGGACAAGTGGGGCAACAAGGTGTTCATCGAGAACTCGTACTACCTCCACGGCTACTGGGCAGGCCTTGTGGATCGCTATGAGGAGATGATGGAGAAGTACCACCCCGGACTGGGCGACGAAAGGTGGCCTTTCGTTACGCATTTCGTGGGTTGCAAGCCTTGTGGGAGCTACGGAGATTACCCGGTGGAGAGGTGCCTCGGTAGCATGGAGAGGGCATTTAATTTCGCAGATAACCAAATACTGCGGATTTATGGGTTTGCTCACAGGGGCCTAGCGAGCTCCAACATCAAGAGGATCAAGAGGCAGACAACGAGACCCCTGGAAGTCAAAGAGCAGCTGAATCTTGGAGCCAGAATATCCAGTTGA